The following proteins come from a genomic window of Pyxidicoccus sp. MSG2:
- a CDS encoding SixA phosphatase family protein, with protein MSPRELPLLLVRHAVAEDSHELGDEARALTSEGRAAFRHHARRLARLTPLTGIVTSPLVRAVQTAELLCEAFGLSSVEVHPALVPGPGAHKRILKLARHLGPGWALVGHNPSLERAATLALDGEELPEKLRKGTAMALRPLSDKGFTLAWWATPGRPVRRPGDRR; from the coding sequence ATGTCTCCCCGAGAGCTACCGTTGCTGCTGGTCCGCCACGCCGTGGCGGAGGACTCCCATGAGCTGGGCGATGAGGCCCGCGCCCTCACCTCCGAGGGCCGCGCGGCCTTCCGCCACCACGCGCGCCGGCTGGCGCGCCTCACGCCACTGACGGGCATCGTCACCAGCCCGCTGGTGCGCGCGGTGCAGACGGCGGAGCTGCTCTGCGAGGCCTTTGGCCTGTCCAGCGTGGAGGTCCACCCCGCGCTGGTGCCTGGGCCGGGCGCGCACAAGCGCATCCTCAAGCTGGCCCGCCACCTGGGGCCGGGCTGGGCGCTGGTGGGCCACAACCCCTCGCTGGAGCGCGCGGCCACGCTCGCGCTCGACGGCGAGGAATTGCCGGAGAAGCTGCGCAAGGGCACCGCCATGGCGCTGAGGCCGCTCTCCGACAAGGGCTTCACCCTCGCGTGGTGGGCCACGCCGGGCCGGCCGGTGCGGCGCCCCGGCGACAGGCGCTGA
- a CDS encoding sensor histidine kinase translates to MPVRAILLPLLLPALVVAVLVAVLDTPGGALAAALVTLAGSLMALGVSRGNLQRQLDTLALHTRGRAEGALAPTAPDPDQLEEVANLEGAIDTLHARLSAQNTQLTQEARTLTAVLDGMAEGVWVTDAEGTVVRHNDALRDILQPTVSGGLIGQRPLALLRNDELHDAVMRACGEGASTRLELALEGLFPRTLSVRVTPLGRDLPGSAAVFHDITELRHLENVRKDFVANVSHELRTPITAIRGYAETLQGGALNDPVMAPKMVEIIHRQSERLSELVEDLLELSRLESREVRLTLTEVTLAEAAARAADTVRPKAEGKSQRVSLHVPAELRALGDPRAVEQVLLNLLDNAVKYTPAGGRVDVYGACEEDRCVVRVKDTGLGIEPRHLSRIFERFYRVDKGRSRDMGGTGLGLSIVKHLLQAMEGEVKVESQPNEGSTFTIFLPRAAPPKAATG, encoded by the coding sequence ATGCCCGTGCGCGCCATCCTCCTCCCGCTGCTGCTGCCAGCCCTCGTGGTGGCGGTGCTCGTCGCCGTGCTGGACACGCCCGGCGGCGCGCTGGCCGCGGCGCTCGTCACGCTGGCCGGCTCCCTCATGGCCCTGGGCGTCAGCCGGGGGAACCTGCAGCGGCAGCTGGACACGCTGGCCCTCCACACGCGAGGCCGTGCCGAAGGCGCGCTCGCGCCCACCGCGCCGGACCCGGACCAGCTGGAAGAGGTGGCCAACCTGGAGGGCGCCATCGACACGCTCCACGCCCGGCTGTCCGCGCAGAACACGCAGCTCACCCAGGAGGCCCGCACCCTCACCGCCGTGCTGGACGGCATGGCCGAGGGCGTCTGGGTGACGGACGCCGAGGGCACCGTGGTGCGCCACAACGACGCGCTCCGCGACATCCTCCAGCCCACCGTCTCGGGAGGACTCATCGGCCAGCGCCCGCTCGCGCTGCTGCGCAACGACGAGCTCCATGACGCGGTGATGCGCGCGTGCGGCGAGGGCGCCTCCACCCGGCTCGAGCTGGCGCTGGAGGGGCTGTTCCCCCGCACGCTGTCCGTCCGGGTGACACCGCTGGGCCGTGACTTGCCGGGCAGCGCCGCCGTCTTCCACGACATCACCGAGCTGCGGCACCTGGAGAACGTGCGCAAGGACTTCGTGGCCAACGTCTCCCACGAGCTGCGCACGCCGATTACCGCCATCCGCGGCTACGCGGAGACGCTCCAGGGCGGCGCGCTCAATGACCCCGTCATGGCACCGAAGATGGTGGAAATCATCCACCGCCAGTCCGAGCGCCTCTCCGAGCTGGTGGAGGACCTGCTGGAGCTGTCGCGCCTGGAGTCACGCGAGGTGCGCCTGACGCTCACCGAGGTGACGCTGGCCGAGGCCGCCGCCCGCGCCGCCGACACGGTGCGCCCCAAGGCCGAGGGCAAGTCGCAGCGGGTTTCACTCCATGTCCCGGCGGAGCTGCGAGCCCTGGGAGACCCGCGCGCGGTGGAGCAGGTGCTCCTCAACCTCCTGGACAACGCGGTGAAGTACACGCCGGCCGGCGGACGGGTGGACGTATACGGTGCGTGTGAGGAAGACCGCTGCGTGGTGCGAGTGAAGGACACCGGGCTGGGAATCGAACCCCGGCACCTGTCCCGCATTTTCGAGCGCTTCTACCGGGTGGACAAGGGTCGCAGCCGCGACATGGGCGGCACCGGCCTGGGCCTTTCCATCGTCAAGCACCTGCTGCAGGCCATGGAGGGGGAGGTCAAGGTGGAGAGCCAGCCCAACGAGGGCAGCACCTTCACCATTTTTCTTCCCCGGGCCGCTCCCCCCAAGGCTGCGACCGGATAG
- a CDS encoding response regulator — MSRILIIEDEQDLAGLVEYNLRAAGFETETANTGAGGLSKARAQPPDLVLLDLMLPDIAGSEVLRMLKLDTELRKTSVIIVSAKGQETDRVQGLELGADDYVVKPFSVRELLLRVKAVLRRGDVEEGPAALLTSGDISLDTSRHQVRVKDAEVVLTALEFRLLRTLMERSDRVQTREVLLSDVWGIQAEIHTRTVDTHIKRLREKLGPAGDIIETVRGVGYKLSPP; from the coding sequence ATGTCGCGCATCCTGATCATCGAGGACGAGCAGGACCTCGCCGGACTCGTCGAATACAACCTCCGGGCCGCCGGCTTCGAAACGGAGACGGCGAACACCGGCGCGGGCGGCCTCTCCAAGGCGCGCGCGCAGCCCCCGGACCTGGTGCTGCTGGACCTGATGCTGCCAGACATCGCGGGCAGTGAGGTGCTGCGCATGCTCAAGCTCGACACGGAGCTGCGCAAGACGTCCGTCATCATCGTCAGCGCGAAGGGCCAGGAGACGGACCGCGTGCAGGGCCTGGAGCTGGGCGCGGACGACTACGTGGTGAAGCCCTTCTCCGTCCGCGAGCTGCTCCTGCGCGTCAAGGCGGTGCTGCGCCGCGGGGACGTGGAGGAAGGCCCGGCGGCGCTGCTGACCTCCGGCGACATCTCCCTGGACACCTCGCGCCACCAGGTGCGCGTGAAGGACGCGGAGGTGGTGCTCACCGCCCTGGAGTTCCGCCTGCTGCGCACCCTGATGGAGCGCAGCGACCGCGTGCAGACGCGCGAGGTGCTCCTGTCCGACGTCTGGGGCATCCAGGCCGAAATCCACACCCGCACCGTGGACACACACATCAAGCGGCTGCGCGAGAAGCTGGGCCCCGCGGGTGACATCATCGAGACGGTGCGCGGCGTGGGCTACAAGCTCAGCCCTCCGTAG
- a CDS encoding YceD family protein translates to MLVKIEQIKETGLQLNEPIGLNLLGEALGGGESGEDTGFRAAGPSTLKASLRKVSGGVLLEGQFTATVTSQCKRCLGDVEMKVPVSFTLNLVPKALVHGDDYLKDDESLMEKKERSQGETGGSFELDDADQEVFDGKVIDLDPIVREQLILALPLTTVCREDCKGLCPQCGINRNDATCSCETKPVDPRLAPLKNIKLGN, encoded by the coding sequence ATGCTCGTAAAGATTGAACAAATCAAGGAGACGGGGCTTCAGCTCAACGAGCCCATCGGTCTCAACCTGCTCGGCGAGGCGCTGGGCGGCGGCGAGTCCGGCGAGGACACCGGCTTCCGTGCCGCGGGCCCGTCCACCCTCAAGGCGTCGCTGCGCAAGGTGAGCGGCGGCGTGCTGCTGGAGGGGCAATTCACGGCGACTGTCACCAGCCAGTGCAAGCGCTGCCTGGGCGACGTGGAGATGAAGGTGCCCGTGTCCTTCACCCTCAACCTGGTGCCGAAGGCGCTCGTCCACGGGGACGACTACCTGAAGGACGACGAGTCCCTCATGGAGAAGAAGGAGCGCAGCCAGGGTGAGACGGGTGGCTCCTTCGAGCTGGACGACGCGGACCAGGAGGTCTTCGACGGGAAGGTCATCGACCTGGACCCCATCGTCCGGGAGCAGCTGATCCTGGCCCTGCCGCTGACCACCGTCTGCCGCGAGGACTGCAAGGGCCTGTGCCCCCAGTGCGGCATCAACCGCAACGACGCGACGTGCTCGTGCGAGACGAAGCCGGTGGACCCGCGCCTGGCGCCGCTGAAGAACATCAAGCTGGGCAACTGA
- the rpmF gene encoding 50S ribosomal protein L32 yields MGVPKKRTSKMRRDRRRAANSNLRVAVQVSKCPNCKEPVMPHRACSACGQYKGREVQPQAGS; encoded by the coding sequence GTGGGTGTCCCCAAGAAGCGTACTTCGAAGATGCGTCGCGATCGCCGCCGCGCGGCCAACAGCAACCTGCGCGTCGCCGTGCAGGTGTCCAAGTGCCCCAACTGCAAGGAGCCGGTGATGCCTCACCGCGCCTGCAGCGCCTGCGGCCAGTACAAGGGCCGTGAAGTGCAGCCCCAGGCTGGGAGCTGA
- the plsX gene encoding phosphate acyltransferase PlsX, producing MRLVLDAMGGDHAPAAPVEGALLFARAHPDHQVLLVGDQARVAPLLARGRPPSNLQVHHASEVVEMDDHASAAFRKKRDSSLRVGFDLVREGRADALVSAGNSGAVMAGGLLTLGRLPGVERPAIAALFPALKGGGRCLLLDAGANVDCRPSHLAQFAVMGEAYVRARLGVARPRVGVLSNGEEASKGTPLTREASELLRRSDLDFVGYVEGKDLFSGDVQVVVTDGFTGNIVLKTSEGVGMGVIGLLRQAIEKRGGLPEKLGALLLQPALAGLRRVVDYAEYGGAPLLGIQGVGIVAHGRSTPRALYNALGAALAMAEGGLQEELTRCIERASVWLPTHQKGKKATDEAVSD from the coding sequence ATGAGGCTGGTGCTGGATGCCATGGGCGGCGATCACGCCCCCGCCGCCCCGGTGGAGGGGGCGCTCCTCTTCGCCAGGGCCCACCCTGACCACCAGGTGCTGCTGGTGGGAGACCAGGCGCGGGTGGCCCCGCTGCTCGCGCGCGGCCGGCCGCCGTCCAACCTCCAGGTCCACCACGCCTCGGAGGTGGTGGAGATGGACGACCATGCCTCCGCGGCCTTCCGCAAGAAGCGGGACTCGTCGCTGCGTGTGGGCTTCGACCTGGTGCGCGAGGGCAGGGCGGACGCGCTGGTGTCCGCGGGCAACTCCGGCGCCGTCATGGCGGGCGGGCTGCTGACGCTGGGGCGGTTGCCCGGCGTGGAGCGGCCGGCCATCGCCGCGCTCTTCCCGGCCCTGAAGGGCGGGGGCCGCTGCCTGCTGCTGGACGCGGGCGCCAACGTGGACTGCCGGCCGTCCCACCTGGCCCAGTTCGCCGTCATGGGCGAGGCCTACGTGCGCGCCCGCCTGGGCGTCGCCCGGCCCCGGGTGGGGGTGCTCTCCAATGGAGAGGAGGCCTCCAAGGGCACGCCGCTCACCCGCGAGGCCAGTGAGTTGCTGCGCCGCTCGGACCTGGACTTCGTGGGCTACGTGGAGGGCAAGGACCTGTTCTCCGGCGACGTGCAGGTCGTCGTCACCGATGGCTTCACCGGCAACATCGTCCTCAAGACGTCCGAGGGCGTGGGCATGGGTGTCATCGGCCTCTTGCGCCAGGCGATTGAGAAGCGGGGCGGCCTGCCGGAGAAGCTGGGGGCACTCTTGCTCCAGCCCGCGCTGGCGGGCCTGCGGCGGGTGGTGGACTACGCCGAGTATGGCGGCGCCCCCCTGCTGGGCATCCAGGGAGTCGGCATCGTCGCGCATGGCCGCTCCACGCCTCGCGCCCTCTACAACGCGCTGGGCGCCGCGCTGGCCATGGCCGAGGGCGGACTCCAGGAAGAGCTGACGCGTTGCATCGAGCGGGCCAGTGTCTGGCTTCCTACCCACCAGAAGGGAAAAAAAGCGACAGACGAAGCCGTTTCCGATTAG
- a CDS encoding beta-ketoacyl-ACP synthase III, with protein MACTQIIGTGSYAPSRVITNQELEQRVDTSDTWIRERTGIQERRQAAPDEATSDMAVQAARRALDMAGVAPEELDLIVVGTITADMPMPSCAAFVQAKLGARRAFAFDVGAACAGSLYAMSVADQFVRSGQVRRALVIGAELLSRVVDWEDRNTCVLFGDGAGAMVLSPSPTPEDGRGILSTHLHTDGALADILTIPGGGSRTPMTEEAVRAKLNTLHMNGREVFRFAVRALVESTQEALASHGLTPGQVDHVIAHQANARILDAALERLEIPRDKCWLNLHKYGNTSSASLPMTLDEAHRAGRLQRGDVIAMMAIGAGMTWGSAVVRW; from the coding sequence GTGGCATGTACGCAGATCATCGGAACCGGTTCCTACGCCCCCTCCCGGGTCATCACCAACCAGGAGCTGGAGCAACGCGTCGACACCTCGGACACCTGGATTCGCGAGCGCACCGGCATCCAGGAGCGGCGGCAGGCGGCGCCCGACGAGGCCACCAGTGACATGGCCGTCCAGGCGGCGCGGCGCGCGCTGGACATGGCCGGTGTGGCCCCGGAAGAGCTGGACCTCATCGTCGTGGGGACGATTACGGCGGACATGCCCATGCCGTCCTGCGCGGCCTTCGTGCAGGCGAAGCTGGGCGCGCGGCGGGCCTTCGCCTTCGACGTGGGCGCCGCGTGCGCGGGCTCGCTGTACGCCATGAGCGTGGCGGATCAGTTCGTGCGCTCCGGGCAGGTGCGGCGGGCGCTCGTCATCGGCGCGGAGCTGCTCAGCCGGGTGGTGGACTGGGAGGACCGCAACACGTGCGTCCTCTTCGGAGACGGCGCGGGCGCCATGGTGCTGTCGCCGTCGCCCACGCCGGAGGACGGGCGCGGCATCCTCTCCACGCACCTGCACACGGACGGTGCGCTGGCGGACATCCTCACCATCCCCGGGGGCGGCTCTCGCACGCCCATGACGGAGGAGGCCGTGCGCGCGAAGCTGAACACGCTGCACATGAACGGGCGCGAGGTCTTCCGGTTCGCGGTGCGCGCCCTGGTGGAGTCCACGCAGGAGGCACTGGCCTCGCACGGGCTGACGCCGGGGCAGGTGGACCACGTCATTGCGCACCAGGCCAATGCTCGCATCCTGGACGCCGCGTTGGAGCGGCTGGAGATTCCGCGAGACAAGTGCTGGCTGAACCTGCACAAGTACGGCAACACGTCGTCGGCCTCGCTGCCCATGACGCTGGACGAGGCGCACCGCGCCGGCAGGCTCCAGCGGGGAGATGTCATCGCGATGATGGCCATTGGCGCGGGCATGACGTGGGGCAGCGCTGTCGTTCGTTGGTAG
- the fabD gene encoding ACP S-malonyltransferase, with translation MAKVAFVFPGQGSQAVGMGRDLYEKFPEARAVFEAVDEALGEKLSTLCFEGPEDALKLTANTQPAILTVSVAAHAVFAKRGPAAAFVAGHSLGEYSALVAAGAMSLGDAVKAVRARGTFMQEAVPTGVGAMAAVLGLEPQKVKAACDAAAEGQVVAPANYNSPEQTVIAGNAQAVERAGVKCKEAGAKRVMPLPVSAPFHCALMDPVKPRLAEVLGRVQIKAPAVPVVTNVEARPNADASRVVPLLLEQVSSPVRWIECVEALKAEGVTRVVELGPGKVLCGLIKRITKDIETFNVEDAAGLEKVLAALG, from the coding sequence ATGGCGAAGGTCGCGTTCGTGTTCCCCGGGCAGGGCAGTCAGGCCGTGGGGATGGGCAGGGACCTCTACGAGAAGTTCCCCGAGGCCCGGGCCGTCTTCGAGGCCGTGGACGAGGCGCTGGGGGAGAAGCTGTCCACCCTGTGCTTCGAGGGGCCTGAAGACGCGTTGAAGCTGACGGCCAACACCCAGCCGGCCATCCTCACGGTGTCGGTGGCGGCGCATGCCGTCTTCGCGAAGCGCGGCCCCGCGGCGGCCTTCGTGGCGGGGCACTCGCTGGGCGAGTACTCCGCGCTGGTGGCCGCGGGTGCCATGTCCCTGGGCGACGCGGTGAAGGCGGTGCGCGCGCGTGGCACCTTCATGCAGGAGGCCGTCCCCACCGGCGTGGGTGCCATGGCCGCGGTGCTGGGCCTGGAGCCGCAGAAGGTGAAGGCGGCCTGCGACGCGGCGGCCGAGGGGCAGGTGGTGGCCCCCGCCAACTACAACTCGCCCGAGCAGACCGTCATCGCCGGCAACGCCCAGGCGGTGGAGCGCGCCGGGGTGAAGTGCAAGGAGGCCGGGGCCAAGCGCGTCATGCCGCTGCCGGTGTCCGCCCCCTTCCACTGCGCGCTGATGGACCCGGTGAAGCCGCGACTGGCCGAAGTGTTGGGCCGTGTGCAGATCAAGGCGCCCGCGGTGCCGGTGGTGACGAACGTGGAGGCCCGCCCCAACGCGGACGCCTCTCGCGTGGTGCCGCTGCTGCTGGAGCAGGTCAGCTCGCCGGTGCGCTGGATTGAGTGCGTGGAGGCGCTGAAGGCCGAGGGCGTCACCCGCGTGGTGGAGCTGGGGCCGGGCAAGGTGCTGTGCGGCCTCATCAAGCGCATCACCAAGGACATCGAGACGTTCAACGTGGAGGACGCCGCGGGCCTGGAGAAGGTCCTCGCGGCGCTGGGGTGA
- the fabG gene encoding 3-oxoacyl-[acyl-carrier-protein] reductase: MSGFKDKVVLVTGGSRGIGRAVAVAFAKAGASTVVISYAGNEAAAQETVGLLQAAGAKAEAVKFDVSDTAAGASAIDTVVKTHGRLDVLVNNAGVAVDGLVMRVKDEDWDKQLDTNLKGAFALIRAASRPMMKQRAGAIINITSVVGEMGNGGQAAYSASKAGLIGLTKAVARELSSRSIRVNAVSPGFIGTDMTSHLSDELRQKMLEGIPLGRLGNPEEVAGAVVFLASDAASYITGEVLKVNGGMYM; the protein is encoded by the coding sequence ATGAGCGGCTTCAAGGACAAGGTGGTGCTGGTGACGGGTGGCTCGCGCGGCATCGGCCGGGCGGTGGCCGTGGCGTTCGCGAAGGCGGGTGCCTCCACCGTGGTCATCAGCTACGCGGGCAACGAGGCGGCGGCCCAGGAGACGGTGGGCCTGCTCCAGGCGGCCGGTGCGAAGGCCGAGGCCGTGAAGTTCGACGTGTCGGACACCGCCGCGGGCGCGAGCGCCATCGACACCGTCGTCAAGACGCACGGCCGGCTGGACGTGCTCGTCAACAACGCGGGCGTGGCGGTGGACGGCCTCGTCATGCGCGTGAAGGACGAGGACTGGGACAAGCAGCTGGACACCAACCTCAAGGGCGCCTTCGCGCTCATCCGCGCGGCCAGCCGCCCCATGATGAAGCAGCGGGCCGGGGCCATCATCAACATCACCTCTGTGGTGGGCGAGATGGGGAACGGCGGGCAGGCGGCCTACTCGGCCTCCAAAGCAGGACTCATCGGTCTGACCAAGGCCGTGGCCCGCGAGCTGTCGAGCCGGAGCATCCGCGTCAACGCCGTGTCCCCCGGCTTCATCGGGACGGACATGACCTCCCACCTGAGTGACGAGCTGCGCCAGAAGATGCTGGAGGGCATCCCCCTCGGTCGACTGGGCAACCCGGAGGAGGTCGCCGGGGCCGTGGTGTTCCTCGCTTCGGACGCCGCGTCCTACATCACGGGCGAGGTCCTGAAGGTCAACGGCGGCATGTACATGTAA
- the acpP gene encoding acyl carrier protein, with the protein MSTSAIETKVKNIIADQLGVGEDEIKPESSFIEDLGADSLDIVELVMAMEEEFEVEIPDEEAENIKTVGDAINYINTHKK; encoded by the coding sequence ATGTCGACGTCAGCCATTGAGACCAAGGTCAAGAACATCATCGCCGACCAGCTCGGGGTGGGAGAGGACGAGATCAAGCCCGAGTCGTCCTTCATCGAGGACCTTGGCGCGGACAGCCTCGACATCGTGGAGCTCGTGATGGCGATGGAAGAGGAGTTCGAGGTCGAAATCCCCGACGAGGAAGCCGAGAACATCAAGACCGTCGGCGACGCCATCAACTACATCAACACCCACAAGAAGTAG
- the fabF gene encoding beta-ketoacyl-ACP synthase II produces MSDRRVVVTGTGLISALGTGTEKNWQAMLAGKSGIALVSRFDPLKIDARIAGEVKDFEPEQFIDRREVRRMDLYAQYALAAADMAVKESGIPIGPDQPNGYAPEKVGVIVGSGIGGISSLEEQHRKGLEKGFDRLSPFFIIQMIVNMAPGLISMRYNCKGPNWAPVSACATSAHAIGEAWKSIKLGETDAAIAGGAEAAITPLGLGGFSVMKALSTRNDDPSGASRPFDKDRDGFVMGEGAGMLVLEELEHAKKRGAKILAELVGYGANSDAYHVTQPAPEGEGAARCMRLALNSAKMNPEEVGYINAHGTSTPFNDANETKAIKAVFGDHARKLAVSSTKSMTGHMLGAAGGAEGVVSALVLTRNVLPPTINQTTPDPDCDLDYVPNTAREAKVDAVMSNSFGFGGTNAVLLFKRFQA; encoded by the coding sequence GTGTCAGACCGTCGAGTTGTCGTCACCGGTACCGGGCTCATCTCGGCACTGGGCACTGGAACCGAGAAGAACTGGCAGGCGATGCTCGCCGGCAAGTCGGGTATTGCCCTGGTCTCGCGCTTCGACCCGTTGAAGATCGACGCGCGCATCGCCGGCGAGGTGAAGGACTTCGAGCCGGAGCAGTTCATCGACAGGCGCGAGGTGCGCCGGATGGACCTGTATGCCCAGTACGCCCTGGCCGCCGCGGACATGGCCGTCAAGGAGTCGGGCATCCCCATCGGTCCGGACCAGCCGAACGGCTATGCGCCGGAGAAGGTGGGCGTCATCGTCGGCTCGGGCATCGGTGGCATCTCCTCGCTCGAGGAGCAGCACCGCAAGGGCCTGGAGAAGGGGTTCGACCGGCTGTCGCCCTTCTTCATCATCCAGATGATCGTCAACATGGCGCCCGGCCTCATCTCCATGCGGTACAACTGCAAGGGCCCCAACTGGGCCCCGGTGTCCGCGTGCGCCACCAGCGCCCACGCCATCGGTGAAGCCTGGAAGTCCATCAAGCTGGGTGAGACGGACGCGGCCATCGCCGGCGGCGCCGAGGCAGCCATCACCCCGCTGGGGCTGGGTGGCTTCTCGGTGATGAAGGCGCTGTCCACGCGCAACGACGACCCGTCGGGTGCCAGCCGTCCCTTCGACAAGGACCGTGACGGCTTCGTCATGGGCGAGGGCGCGGGCATGCTGGTGCTCGAGGAGCTGGAGCACGCGAAGAAGCGCGGCGCCAAGATTCTCGCGGAGCTGGTGGGCTACGGCGCCAACTCGGATGCGTACCACGTCACGCAGCCGGCGCCGGAGGGTGAGGGCGCGGCGCGCTGCATGCGGCTGGCGCTCAACTCCGCGAAGATGAACCCGGAGGAGGTGGGCTACATCAACGCCCACGGCACCTCCACCCCGTTCAACGACGCGAACGAGACCAAGGCCATCAAGGCGGTGTTCGGCGACCACGCGCGCAAGCTCGCGGTGTCGTCCACCAAGTCCATGACGGGCCACATGCTCGGCGCGGCGGGTGGAGCAGAGGGCGTGGTCAGCGCGCTGGTGCTGACTCGCAACGTGCTGCCGCCCACCATCAACCAGACGACGCCGGACCCGGACTGCGACCTGGACTACGTGCCGAACACGGCGCGTGAGGCCAAGGTGGACGCGGTGATGAGCAACTCGTTCGGCTTTGGCGGCACCAACGCGGTGCTGCTGTTCAAGCGGTTCCAGGCCTGA
- the rpiB gene encoding ribose 5-phosphate isomerase B — MRIILASDHAGLELRQELVAALKERGVAHEDVGPVTRDSVDYPDFASRVSRAVAGGEYALGVLVCGTGIGMSIVANKHRGVRAALCTTEFEARMARAHNDANVLCLGQRVVGAGVGRAILEAFLSTPFEGGRHERRVQKIREAESQG, encoded by the coding sequence GTGAGAATCATTCTCGCTTCCGACCACGCGGGCCTGGAGCTGCGCCAGGAGCTGGTGGCCGCGCTGAAAGAGCGTGGCGTGGCCCATGAGGACGTGGGCCCCGTCACGCGTGACTCGGTGGACTACCCGGACTTCGCCTCGCGGGTGTCGCGCGCGGTGGCGGGCGGGGAGTACGCGCTGGGCGTGCTGGTGTGTGGCACCGGCATTGGCATGAGCATCGTCGCCAACAAGCACCGGGGCGTGCGCGCGGCCCTGTGCACCACCGAGTTCGAGGCCCGCATGGCCCGGGCTCACAATGACGCCAACGTGCTGTGCCTGGGCCAGCGCGTGGTGGGGGCCGGCGTGGGCCGCGCCATCCTCGAGGCGTTCCTCAGCACCCCCTTCGAGGGCGGCCGCCACGAGCGGCGCGTCCAGAAGATCCGCGAGGCCGAGTCCCAGGGCTGA
- the glyA gene encoding serine hydroxymethyltransferase: MENTRTLADVDPEIARVLREETQRQEEGLELIASENFVSPAVMEAVGSVLTNKYAEGYPGKRYYGGCEVVDVAENLALSRVKELFGADAANVQAHSGSQANMGAFMALMKPGDTMLSLDLNSGGHLTHGASFNFSGKLYKVVHYGLTRDTETIDFAQVESLAREHKPKVIVVGASAYPRTLDFAKFREIADAVGAAMLVDMAHIAGLVAAGVHPSPVPFAEIVTSTTHKTLRGPRGGLVLSREQYAKSINSQIFPGIQGGPLMHVIAGKAVAFREALSPEFKAYQKQIVANAKALAEALKGAGLRLCSGGTDNHLMLVDLRPKKLTGKVAEEVLGKAGITVNKNMIPFDPEKPMVTSGVRVGTPAITTRGMREAEMAVVGRLIGEALDAAQDDAALTRIRGKVKELSQGFPLYASRLK, encoded by the coding sequence ATGGAGAACACCCGCACGCTGGCCGACGTGGACCCGGAGATTGCCCGCGTCCTGCGCGAGGAGACGCAGCGCCAGGAAGAGGGGCTGGAGCTCATCGCCTCCGAGAACTTCGTCTCCCCGGCGGTGATGGAGGCGGTGGGCTCGGTGCTCACCAACAAGTACGCGGAGGGCTACCCCGGCAAGCGCTACTACGGCGGCTGCGAGGTGGTGGACGTCGCGGAGAACCTGGCCCTGTCGCGCGTGAAGGAGCTCTTCGGCGCGGACGCGGCCAACGTGCAGGCGCACTCCGGCAGCCAGGCCAACATGGGCGCCTTCATGGCGCTGATGAAGCCGGGCGACACCATGCTGTCGCTGGACCTCAACTCCGGCGGACACCTCACGCACGGCGCGTCCTTCAACTTCTCCGGCAAGCTCTACAAGGTCGTCCACTACGGCCTGACGCGCGACACGGAGACCATCGACTTCGCGCAGGTGGAGTCGCTGGCCAGGGAGCACAAGCCCAAGGTCATCGTCGTGGGCGCGAGCGCCTACCCGCGCACGCTCGACTTCGCGAAGTTCCGCGAGATTGCCGACGCGGTGGGCGCGGCGATGCTGGTGGACATGGCGCACATCGCCGGCCTCGTGGCCGCGGGCGTGCACCCGTCGCCGGTGCCCTTCGCTGAGATTGTCACCAGCACCACGCACAAGACGCTGCGCGGCCCGCGCGGCGGCCTGGTGCTCAGCCGCGAGCAGTACGCCAAGAGCATCAACAGCCAGATCTTCCCCGGCATCCAGGGCGGTCCGCTGATGCACGTCATCGCCGGCAAGGCGGTGGCCTTCCGCGAGGCGCTGTCGCCGGAGTTCAAGGCGTACCAGAAGCAGATTGTCGCCAACGCGAAGGCGCTGGCGGAGGCGCTGAAGGGCGCGGGCCTGCGGCTGTGCTCGGGCGGTACGGACAACCACCTGATGCTGGTGGACCTGCGGCCCAAGAAGCTCACCGGCAAGGTGGCCGAGGAGGTGCTCGGCAAGGCCGGCATCACCGTGAACAAGAACATGATTCCGTTCGACCCGGAGAAGCCGATGGTGACGTCCGGCGTCCGGGTGGGCACGCCGGCCATTACGACGCGCGGCATGCGCGAGGCGGAGATGGCGGTGGTGGGGCGGCTCATCGGCGAGGCGCTGGATGCGGCGCAGGACGACGCGGCCCTGACGCGCATCCGCGGCAAGGTGAAGGAGCTGTCGCAGGGCTTCCCGCTGTACGCCTCGCGGCTGAAGTAG